The Callospermophilus lateralis isolate mCalLat2 chromosome 18, mCalLat2.hap1, whole genome shotgun sequence nucleotide sequence AGAGGGCGATTTGCAGCCTTCAATGCAGATCAAGCACAAGGGTCAAGGACATGCAGTCCCTTTCGAGAAGGGAGAcagacaaaatgaaagaaagtaCGGGGAGGGAAATAAGTAAAGGCAGCGTGCAGTGGGCAGGCTGGCGATGCCCTTGAACTCTGGTACTCACGCAAGGAGGACAAGGCAGAAGAGGAGCAGCGCGGACGCCATGGCCCCGTACACCGTGCCCTGGACCAGCCCTCGCAGGAACACGCTAGAAACGGAGCTCTTACCTGCGATGGGGAAGCGAGGGCTGGTTTTCTCCTAGGGCTTTGAGGTCTGGGCTCTCTCCTCCCACCCTGGGCCCATCCCGTCCTGGTCCTGAGGTGTCTTCACTGTGGTGGGGTTCACAGGCCCCAGCACACTCACCTGGTATCAGGAAGATGCTGGAAGTGTGGATTCCATACGGATTCCTGCCCGCACAGTGCAGCCTCCTGACTATTTCTGGATCCCCCCTGAGGCTGATGGTGCTGTTGGCCCAGGGGCCAAGCGTGGTGCAAGTCACCTGGAGGCCGCCATCCACGCTGTTCACACCCACAGGGACACcgcccacccaccactgcacagAGGGCGTGGGGATCCCGTGGAAGGAGCAGCTGCACTGCAGCTTCTTCTCCAAGGAGCAAGAGGAGTTGAGCAGCCTGGCGGGTGCTGTGGAGAGGGAGTGGGAGTCAGCAAAGCACCCGACTTCCCTGCTCCCCCCAGGACCCAGCTCTCCCCTtagttgttattttctttttttaaaaaaatatttattttttaatttttaggtggatacagtatctttatttattttttatgtggtgctgaggatggaacccagtgcctcacaggtgctaggtgagcgctctaccactgagccacaactccagcccttagtTGTTCTTTTCAAGGAGTTTCAGAATCTCAGAGTGGGGGTGGCCGCAGAGAGGCTCCCCATCATCTGCCCCAAACTCGGGCTCTGCTCTTAACCCTGACCTCTTGGGCCCAGAGGGTAGGGGAGATGTGACTGTTGCAATCAAGGACCCAGGACTTTCTCTTGGGGTCACCATTTTCCCATGTCCCCAGCACTCACAGACCGCTTGGAACTTGGCCAGGCTACTTCTAGTCGAGTTCTCTAGGGGGAAGTTCAAGTGACGCCCAATGATGGTGCCATGGTCCTCGGGCTTCAGGGTGAGGTGCAGCCCagagaaagaggagaaggaggaggaggagtcatTGCTGGAGACAGCAGTATTGGAGGACATGGTGGCTCCTTCCAGGAACTGGTCTCTTTGTGGGTGTCTGGATGGTGCAGGTCAAGGTCATCTCCCTTGCCGCAGGAATCCTGGGATGTAGAGGTCTGGTTCTGGGTCGGGTctgaaggagagggagggagtcCACACTTGGGGTCAAGAGACCCTGGGGGACACTGCACTGCTGCAGTGTTTCCATCTGGAACCCCTCCCCGCTGCCACCCTCCCAACATCATCATGGAACCTGGGATTGTGAACTTGGCGTGGACTTTCACACCCAGACTTCCTTTCTGTGCACAGAGAGGGCACACCTCGTGGCAAGGGTGAGTGCACTTCAGAGGCTCACGTAGGAGGCAGAGCTGGAACCTGACCTCTGCACTTTCGAGACTGAGGTTGAGAACCTGAGAACCTGCTTTGCCTGGTCCCTCGACTGTCCTCAGACTGAGTCCCTAGTGCTAGCTCCTCTGGGTCTCCTCCCACCACCCCACTCCTCCTCAGGCTCTGCCCCTTCCTGCCTGGTCTGTGATCATGTCCCCCTCTTTATCTTACAAGCTGGAAGTTGCTGGGAAAGTCACTTCCCTTCTCTTTGCCATTTCTATTCTGAAAAATAAAGTAACAGCCGCATTTATCTAACGGTATTGTTCATGTAAAAATTTAATATTCAAGGTTTTATAAAGTACCTGGTGAAGTAAAAGTGACACAATTACCAGAACCCCCTCTGGATTGCCTTCTTTGCAAAGCACTTAATGCAAGAGACTGAAGGTCACCTGACACTCGGAGTTCAGCATCATCCCTCAGGGACAGCACTACTTTGTTCTCTTAGATCTGTGTAGAACAAGCAGCCACGCCATTCTTTTGAGTATATCACGGACTGCAGGGCCCAGTCTTGTTCCTCAGGACTCCTTCCAATGGGGGACTCCGTCCCTGGCATCACCAGCAGTGGTGGCACTGGGTTCATCTGCAGCCGCAGAGAAGCTGATGTTTTCATTGAGCCAGTAGCTTACCATCATGGAATGCCTGGGGATTCTTTGGGAAATTCCCACGGGGGATTATAGCACACACTCATtcactgatgtgtgtgtgtgtgtgtgtgtgtgtatatatacacacacatacatatatatatatatttggtaccagggattgaatccaggagcgctttgccactgagccacatccccaacccctttttgtattttatttagagacaaggtcttgcatagttgcttagggcctttgctaaggtgctgaggctggccttgaatctgcaatcctcctgcctcaagctccCGAGTCTCACTGGTATATTCTTGACTTCCATCAATACAGAAGAAAGTCTAACATGTAAAACATGTAGGGAGGGATCTAACTTGTGAGAGAGACCTACCTCAGGTCCTCAGTATCTGCCCTGTGCATCTAGAGAGCAGGGTTTGTACCCATCCTCCCGGTGGAGCGGGGTGGAGCCGGCTGTGGTTGACACCCACACAGGGAGCCTGGTGCCCTAATGGCCTTGTGGAGTTGCTACACCATCCTCCAGGCTGTCCCTATGCCTCTATCATCCTTTCCAAGCCAAAGAGGAAAATGCGTCCTTTCTACACATACGCCACACATTCCTACCTCTCTGTGTTGGCTTGGGCCACTGCCTTTTATGACTCTTTCTTCTTTCTACTTTGAATCCCACCTCCCTCTAAGCCCAGGTCAAGGGTAACTTCCTGCTGGAAATTCCTCTCTGGATCCCCACAACCTGGACCCCAGAGGCTCATCAGCTTCTGAGGCCTCTTCTAAGGCAGTGTTTCAAGCAGTCCTGAGGGTGACTCACCTGATACCCAGCCTCCTGGGGTCCTTATTTCAGATTTGTTCAGGCAATCAAATCCCAagtttgaaacaaacaaacaaaaccctctgTTTTTCTGTCTCCTTTATGCCTAAGAGTGTAAATGTGACAGCTCTGGCCAGTGAACCAGGTGGAAGACAAATGCTATAAAATTATTATCAGCAAATAAACACCTATTCATCCTCCTCCCTTTATGCCATAAAGATTGAGCTTTGAAACCCTGTTCTTTGCCTGGAATATTAGCTAATAAAATTCCAGAGCTGGttcaaaaaaaaacaactaagttTTCACAATAAAGTAAACTAGTCTCAGAAAGAGTTGAAGGAGACATTCCTTTCCCTGCAGCAATAAATCAACAGATTTTGTTGGGTGTTATAAAATGGCTCAAGGAATTGGATTTGATACTCTGCAAAACAGAGAACATTTATTAGGGTATCATTTATGTTCTCCTCTGCAATATGCAGTTTGGTATGAATATTCATGACTATTACTGACAGCTTCCAGTCTTTGTTAATACAAATCTGCCCTTGGAAgaacaatttaaataaaatggtCTTAAGAGACTCCAAAAACATTAGAAATC carries:
- the LOC143384282 gene encoding SIGLEC family-like protein 1, which encodes MSSNTAVSSNDSSSSFSSFSGLHLTLKPEDHGTIIGRHLNFPLENSTRSSLAKFQAVSPARLLNSSCSLEKKLQCSCSFHGIPTPSVQWWVGGVPVGVNSVDGGLQVTCTTLGPWANSTISLRGDPEIVRRLHCAGRNPYGIHTSSIFLIPGKSSVSSVFLRGLVQGTVYGAMASALLLFCLVLLAMKVLRWRAKEALALRRPELLGQPEASNVLEAATPQAWAGGHFRLLEKLCGTKRRAESPGSSSCSHQRSVEGTGKSPGDGDGQPRAARASEGGGSDRGGGAGRD